Proteins from a single region of Rubeoparvulum massiliense:
- a CDS encoding glycerol-3-phosphate dehydrogenase/oxidase: MSSGMSARQRVHMLQAMEKEAYDLLIIGGGITGAGIALDAQTRGLKTALLEMQDFASGTSSRSTKLVHGGLRYLKQGKVKMVAEVGRERTIVYENGPHVTQPEWMLLPFYEGGTFGPLSTSLGLWLYDRLAGVKGVERRRMLNVEETLELVPSLKKEGLRGSGLYVEYRTDDARLTIEVLKSAVVYGAEMVNYTKVVQLRYEENRVVGVVAEDQLTGEQYEINAKKIVNATGPWVDYLREMDGSKQGKTLHVTKGVHLVFDQGKFPLSHAVYFDTPDGRMVFAIPRDGKTYVGTTDTNYDGDYARPQMSEADLNYLLRAVDYIFPELKIKPKDMESGWAGLRPLIHEEGRDPSEISRKDEIFISPSGLISIAGGKLTGYRKMAENVVNQVVAQLQQIGFGEIGPCRTKELPISGGEVGGSHGYSQFILQKCREGMDLGLTKEEAEYWINQYGSNIDRLFQIYRHFTAEQQASSLDGEISIPLNILVPLQYGMEYEMVVKPSDFLIRRSGALLFNIEMVQQWKEQIIDYMAAYLHWSKEVQQNYRDELMTELEAVVSAVPTS; the protein is encoded by the coding sequence ATGTCTAGCGGAATGTCAGCAAGGCAACGCGTACATATGCTTCAAGCTATGGAGAAGGAAGCATATGATCTATTAATCATTGGCGGAGGAATTACAGGAGCAGGTATTGCCTTGGATGCTCAAACACGAGGATTGAAGACAGCTCTTTTAGAGATGCAGGATTTTGCTAGTGGAACATCTAGTCGTTCCACGAAGCTCGTTCATGGTGGTCTTCGTTATCTTAAGCAAGGAAAAGTAAAGATGGTAGCTGAGGTAGGACGGGAACGGACCATTGTATATGAAAATGGCCCTCATGTGACACAGCCAGAGTGGATGCTTCTTCCCTTTTATGAAGGTGGTACATTTGGTCCACTCAGCACATCATTAGGGTTATGGCTCTATGATCGATTAGCGGGAGTGAAAGGCGTTGAACGAAGGCGGATGCTCAATGTAGAAGAGACCCTCGAATTGGTTCCTAGTCTAAAGAAAGAAGGGTTAAGAGGGAGCGGGCTCTATGTGGAGTATCGTACTGATGATGCTCGCTTAACCATTGAGGTATTAAAGAGCGCAGTAGTCTACGGAGCGGAGATGGTTAATTATACCAAGGTGGTTCAGCTACGCTATGAAGAGAACCGAGTGGTCGGTGTCGTTGCGGAGGATCAGCTTACAGGTGAACAGTATGAAATTAATGCTAAAAAAATCGTTAATGCCACAGGACCCTGGGTGGATTACCTACGGGAGATGGATGGCTCGAAGCAAGGGAAGACCTTACATGTAACGAAGGGTGTACATCTTGTTTTCGATCAAGGAAAGTTTCCCTTATCTCATGCAGTCTATTTTGATACACCCGATGGACGAATGGTTTTTGCCATTCCCCGTGATGGGAAAACCTATGTAGGTACTACGGACACCAACTATGATGGCGATTATGCTCGACCCCAAATGTCAGAGGCTGACCTCAACTATCTGCTACGTGCGGTGGATTATATCTTTCCAGAGCTGAAAATCAAGCCAAAGGATATGGAATCGGGCTGGGCTGGGTTACGGCCATTGATTCATGAGGAAGGTCGTGATCCTTCGGAAATCTCGCGGAAGGATGAGATCTTCATTTCACCAAGTGGTCTCATCTCCATTGCAGGAGGAAAATTAACGGGATATCGGAAAATGGCAGAGAATGTTGTGAACCAAGTAGTTGCTCAATTACAACAGATAGGTTTCGGTGAGATAGGTCCATGTCGTACGAAGGAATTACCCATCTCAGGAGGTGAAGTGGGAGGCTCCCATGGATATTCACAATTCATTTTGCAAAAGTGTAGGGAAGGTATGGATCTTGGCTTAACGAAAGAGGAAGCAGAGTATTGGATCAATCAGTACGGTTCGAATATCGATCGTCTATTTCAGATTTATCGCCACTTCACTGCAGAACAGCAGGCATCTTCCTTGGACGGAGAAATTTCAATCCCCTTAAATATCCTTGTTCCACTTCAGTATGGAATGGAGTATGAGATGGTGGTGAAGCCCAGTGATTTTTTGATTCGGAGAAGTGGCGCTCTTCTCTTCAATATTGAGATGGTCCAGCAGTGGAAGGAACAGATTATCGATTATATGGCAGCATACCTTCATTGGTCGAAGGAGGTCCAACAAAACTATCGCGATGAACTGATGACAGAGTTGGAAGCAGTGGTATCAGCTGTCCCGACTTCATAG
- a CDS encoding MATE family efflux transporter: MQQTYSLQEKISQFWIILFPIFISQIGLFSMNIVDTMMSGHVGPGELAGVAIGSSLWLPIFAGLNGIFIAMTPIVAQQLGAGEQKKIAFYVRQGLYVAVVIALFVYFIGFFLLDIILNGMSIEEHVRYVAKHYLIGLTTGIIPLFMFQILRSTIDALGHTRVTMFITLIALPVNVLLNYLLIFGKLGFPRLGGIGAGYATALTYLFIVLVTGFLLRRLPALNEYQILQGRFPVDLAVWKELLKVGMPIGLALFFETSIFAAVTLLMSSYDTITIASHQGAMTFESFLYMVPLSISMALTIVVGYEAGAKRYQDAKVYIQIGITLAVLFGLLLAVFIYLFRANVAGFFTKDHDTLLLTQHFLIYAIFFQLSDAVAAPLQGALRGFKDVNWIFIMAMISYWIIGLPLGFILSNYTSLGPFGYWVGLITGLAAGAVTLSGRMFYLLRQLQHHA; the protein is encoded by the coding sequence ATGCAGCAGACCTACTCCCTCCAAGAAAAAATCTCTCAATTCTGGATCATCCTCTTTCCCATCTTCATCTCGCAAATCGGCCTTTTCTCCATGAATATCGTAGATACGATGATGTCAGGGCATGTAGGTCCGGGCGAACTGGCTGGAGTTGCTATTGGCTCTAGTCTATGGCTACCCATCTTCGCTGGTTTGAATGGGATCTTCATCGCCATGACGCCCATTGTTGCACAACAATTAGGCGCAGGCGAGCAAAAAAAGATCGCCTTCTATGTTCGACAAGGTCTTTATGTGGCTGTCGTAATCGCCCTTTTCGTCTATTTCATTGGGTTCTTTCTCCTAGACATCATCTTAAATGGGATGAGCATTGAAGAGCATGTCCGCTACGTGGCGAAGCATTACTTGATTGGTTTAACTACAGGAATCATCCCACTATTTATGTTTCAGATCCTACGGTCAACCATCGATGCGTTGGGACATACTCGCGTTACCATGTTTATTACTTTGATTGCACTCCCTGTCAATGTTCTACTGAACTATCTTCTCATCTTTGGTAAGCTAGGTTTCCCGCGCCTAGGCGGGATCGGTGCAGGATATGCTACAGCACTTACCTATCTCTTTATCGTTCTCGTCACAGGATTCTTGCTTCGAAGACTTCCAGCACTTAATGAATATCAAATTTTACAGGGACGCTTTCCTGTGGACTTAGCAGTTTGGAAGGAGCTATTAAAGGTAGGTATGCCCATCGGCCTTGCTCTTTTCTTTGAGACTAGCATCTTTGCTGCTGTTACCCTCTTGATGAGTTCATACGATACCATTACCATTGCATCTCACCAAGGAGCCATGACGTTTGAGTCCTTCCTCTACATGGTACCCTTAAGTATCTCCATGGCACTTACCATCGTCGTGGGCTATGAAGCTGGCGCAAAGCGTTACCAAGATGCCAAAGTATATATTCAGATTGGTATTACACTTGCTGTATTGTTTGGCTTATTACTTGCTGTATTCATCTATCTCTTCCGTGCTAATGTGGCGGGGTTCTTTACAAAGGATCATGACACGCTTCTTCTTACCCAACATTTCTTGATATATGCCATCTTTTTTCAGCTTTCCGATGCTGTTGCAGCACCATTACAAGGTGCATTACGAGGCTTCAAGGATGTGAATTGGATCTTTATCATGGCGATGATTTCCTATTGGATTATCGGCCTACCTCTCGGCTTTATATTGTCCAACTATACCTCACTTGGTCCATTCGGTTATTGGGTGGGATTGATAACAGGCCTTGCTGCTGGTGCAGTAACCTTGAGTGGTCGGATGTTCTATCTCCTGCGTCAATTACAGCATCATGCATAA
- a CDS encoding carbohydrate ABC transporter permease — translation MNHHAQFQPQLELKQRSQLNWWKRTVGLRVALLYLLPSIILFTIFVFYPMVKTIYLSFFLTDQRGDPALFVGLENYTYLLTSESFAKSVQATFLFVIYTVPSSVMLALYLALLANEKLKGIGFFRTIFSSTMGISVAASSVIWLFFFHPSIGVLNRLLALFGLEQIEWLLDPTWALISIAIITIWMNTGFTFLILLGGLQNIDEHLYESARIDGANYWYQLRRITLPMLSPTLFFVMTITLINSFQTFGQVDILTKGGPSNATNVIVYSIYRDAFINYQFGTASAQAVLLFLCILVVTILQFKLGEKRVHYQ, via the coding sequence ATGAATCATCATGCTCAATTTCAACCTCAGCTTGAGCTGAAGCAACGTTCTCAACTGAATTGGTGGAAGAGAACAGTGGGACTACGCGTTGCCCTACTCTATCTTTTACCATCCATCATTCTCTTCACCATCTTTGTCTTTTATCCCATGGTGAAGACCATCTACTTAAGCTTTTTCTTAACCGACCAACGAGGTGATCCCGCGCTCTTTGTTGGTTTAGAGAACTATACATATCTATTGACATCGGAAAGTTTTGCCAAAAGTGTTCAGGCAACCTTTCTCTTTGTCATTTATACGGTACCATCCAGTGTGATGCTGGCCTTATATCTCGCCTTATTAGCCAATGAGAAGCTGAAGGGAATTGGCTTTTTCCGAACCATCTTCTCCTCCACCATGGGGATCTCAGTAGCCGCCTCATCGGTGATCTGGCTTTTCTTTTTCCATCCAAGCATCGGTGTACTAAACCGTCTCCTTGCCTTGTTCGGACTAGAGCAGATCGAATGGTTGCTCGATCCCACTTGGGCATTGATCTCAATTGCTATTATTACGATCTGGATGAACACGGGCTTTACCTTCTTAATTTTATTGGGAGGACTACAGAATATTGATGAGCATCTCTATGAGAGTGCTCGGATTGATGGTGCTAACTACTGGTATCAGTTACGGCGGATCACCTTGCCAATGCTCTCGCCTACCCTGTTCTTTGTAATGACCATCACCTTAATCAATTCCTTTCAAACGTTTGGACAAGTGGATATTTTAACGAAGGGTGGTCCTTCCAATGCCACCAATGTAATCGTCTATTCCATTTATCGTGATGCCTTTATCAACTACCAGTTTGGGACAGCCAGTGCACAGGCCGTACTCCTCTTTCTATGTATCCTTGTGGTGACCATCCTCCAATTCAAACTGGGTGAGAAAAGGGTGCATTATCAATGA
- a CDS encoding MgtC/SapB family protein — protein MIENIDTITMLGRLILAAILGGLIGWERDLRNKQAGLKTNLLVSVGSALVMMLSTYGFLDVENHPNARFDPTRLAHGVISGIGFLGAGAILRQANHIVTGLTTAAMLWVVAAIGLCVGAGYYTPAIVTTLLVLFSVSILGEIEGRFLVPKKLSELWIVMDDRPGLIHQILKIVREHGMDVQHLTVSDHDLLEEGRLGVGIRGRYSARFDWANVTAQLKMVAGVKHVECEMPILSYSGKERE, from the coding sequence ATGATCGAAAACATCGATACCATCACCATGCTAGGTCGCTTAATTCTCGCAGCCATCTTAGGCGGTTTGATCGGCTGGGAGCGTGATCTTCGGAATAAGCAAGCTGGTTTGAAAACCAATTTACTGGTTTCAGTAGGTTCTGCCTTGGTGATGATGCTATCCACCTATGGCTTTCTTGATGTGGAGAACCATCCCAATGCTCGCTTTGATCCAACACGACTGGCTCATGGTGTAATCAGTGGGATTGGATTCTTAGGGGCAGGTGCCATTCTCCGACAAGCCAATCACATCGTTACTGGCCTAACCACAGCAGCTATGCTTTGGGTAGTAGCTGCCATCGGCTTATGTGTAGGGGCTGGCTATTATACACCTGCCATTGTCACAACGCTCTTGGTCTTGTTTAGTGTAAGTATTCTCGGGGAGATTGAAGGGCGCTTCTTAGTTCCGAAGAAGCTTAGTGAGCTCTGGATAGTGATGGATGATCGACCGGGTCTCATCCATCAAATCTTAAAGATTGTCAGGGAGCATGGGATGGATGTTCAGCACTTGACGGTTTCCGATCATGATCTACTTGAAGAAGGGCGGCTTGGTGTGGGTATTCGAGGGCGTTATAGTGCCCGTTTCGATTGGGCCAATGTTACTGCACAATTAAAGATGGTTGCAGGGGTCAAGCATGTAGAATGTGAGATGCCCATCCTCTCCTATAGTGGAAAGGAACGGGAATGA
- a CDS encoding alanine/glycine:cation symporter family protein produces the protein MKILESIVSVSNDILWTYVLIILLIGLGMYFTIRSNFVQFRMIGEMFRLLGQGTKGSKEKKGITSFQAFSIGTAARVGTGNLAGVALAIATGGPGAVFWMWIIALIGAASSFVESTLAQIYKVKDEKGYRGGPAYYMEKGLNRRWMGILFAVLITLCFGFVFNSVQANTISLAFNNAYGIDRDWMGLILALLTAIVIFGGVKRIARVTEWMVPIMAGGYVLIALFIMLINITQVPGIFMTIFSSAFGINQAIGGGIGAALMMGIKRGLFSNEAGMGSGANAAATAEVSHPVKQGLVQALSVFTDTLIVCSATAFIILLAGNYGNPDLTGIELTQAALSTHMGSWATSFVAIIVFLFAFSSVIGNYYYGETNIAFIRTSKVWLFIYRFLVVGMVFYGSGAKIEIVWDMADLFMGLMALLNLIAIGLLGRIAFLALQDYRRQKKAGMEPVFHASSIEGLTTVECWGDEGK, from the coding sequence ATGAAGATATTAGAAAGCATTGTTTCTGTAAGCAACGACATTTTATGGACTTATGTATTGATTATTCTACTGATTGGATTAGGCATGTACTTTACAATCAGAAGCAATTTTGTTCAATTCCGCATGATTGGAGAGATGTTTCGTCTCTTAGGGCAAGGTACGAAGGGCAGCAAAGAGAAGAAAGGGATCACCTCCTTCCAAGCATTTAGTATCGGAACAGCAGCGCGAGTAGGTACTGGCAATCTAGCTGGGGTAGCTCTCGCTATTGCCACAGGGGGGCCTGGCGCTGTCTTCTGGATGTGGATCATCGCATTAATCGGCGCTGCTTCCAGCTTCGTGGAGAGTACTCTTGCCCAGATTTATAAGGTGAAGGACGAAAAAGGATACCGTGGTGGCCCCGCCTATTACATGGAGAAGGGTCTTAACCGCAGATGGATGGGTATCCTCTTTGCTGTGTTAATCACCTTATGTTTTGGCTTTGTCTTTAATTCTGTTCAAGCCAATACCATCAGCCTTGCTTTTAATAATGCTTATGGGATCGACCGCGATTGGATGGGTCTTATTCTTGCTCTTCTTACTGCTATTGTAATCTTCGGTGGGGTGAAACGGATCGCCCGGGTAACAGAATGGATGGTACCCATTATGGCAGGGGGCTATGTTCTCATTGCACTATTTATCATGCTAATCAACATTACTCAGGTGCCAGGTATCTTCATGACCATCTTCAGCAGCGCCTTTGGTATTAATCAAGCCATTGGTGGAGGGATTGGAGCTGCACTGATGATGGGGATTAAGCGTGGTCTTTTCTCTAATGAAGCAGGCATGGGTAGTGGCGCGAATGCAGCTGCAACTGCTGAGGTAAGTCATCCTGTAAAGCAGGGATTGGTTCAAGCTCTAAGTGTCTTTACCGATACACTGATTGTCTGCAGCGCCACAGCATTTATTATTCTATTAGCTGGCAATTATGGAAACCCTGATTTAACCGGTATTGAGCTTACCCAAGCAGCTTTGAGTACTCACATGGGTTCATGGGCGACCAGCTTTGTGGCTATTATCGTCTTCCTATTTGCATTTAGCTCTGTGATTGGAAATTACTACTATGGAGAAACCAATATTGCATTTATTAGAACAAGTAAGGTATGGCTGTTCATTTATCGTTTCCTCGTGGTAGGTATGGTTTTTTATGGCTCAGGAGCTAAGATTGAAATTGTTTGGGACATGGCTGACCTGTTTATGGGATTAATGGCCTTACTCAACCTCATCGCCATCGGGTTACTTGGTCGAATCGCATTTCTTGCCTTACAAGATTATCGCCGCCAAAAGAAAGCAGGCATGGAACCTGTTTTCCATGCCTCTAGCATTGAAGGCTTAACCACTGTTGAATGTTGGGGAGACGAAGGGAAGTAG
- a CDS encoding ABC transporter ATP-binding protein, whose translation MKQVELRDISKSYDQKTTVIQNVNVTIEPGEFFVLVGPSGCGKSTMLRMIAGLEEITSGELYIGNTLATQLHPSKREISMVFQNYALYPHLTVEENIVFGLKVRKVPKVERKKRCFDVAEMLGLMPYLKRKPRELSGGQRQRVALARAIVNESPICLMDEPLSNLDAKLRAYMRSEIRQIQRRLGITMIYVTHDQIEAMTMGDRMMILDHGIVQQIGTPLEIYNQPANPFVATFIGSPPMNLAEAYWSQQGSIQLEGLSSIPVPASSSLPLRDGEKIIVGVRPELIQPAEGSGQGIGVNQSTVEIINVEVLGHETIATFQVQGQAWHAKWSGQWRVQVGDQLPIRLDYQALCLFHGETGKLLKAPANGERTLLADEVMA comes from the coding sequence GTGAAACAAGTAGAACTAAGGGATATTTCCAAGTCATATGATCAAAAAACAACCGTCATTCAAAATGTGAATGTCACCATTGAGCCAGGCGAGTTTTTTGTTCTAGTTGGTCCTTCGGGCTGTGGGAAGAGCACCATGCTTCGAATGATTGCAGGGTTAGAGGAGATTACATCTGGTGAATTATATATCGGGAATACTTTGGCAACCCAGCTACACCCCAGTAAACGAGAGATCTCCATGGTTTTTCAAAACTATGCACTCTATCCTCATCTTACAGTGGAGGAGAATATTGTTTTTGGGTTAAAGGTTCGGAAGGTGCCGAAGGTAGAGCGGAAGAAGCGCTGCTTTGATGTGGCAGAGATGCTTGGCCTTATGCCTTATTTAAAGCGAAAGCCTCGTGAGCTTTCAGGTGGGCAACGGCAGCGGGTGGCGCTTGCTCGTGCCATTGTGAATGAGTCCCCTATCTGCTTAATGGATGAGCCATTATCCAATTTGGATGCGAAGCTACGTGCCTATATGCGCTCAGAAATTCGTCAGATTCAACGGCGTTTAGGGATCACCATGATCTATGTGACCCACGATCAGATCGAGGCTATGACCATGGGCGATCGCATGATGATATTGGATCATGGCATAGTACAACAGATAGGCACACCACTGGAGATTTACAATCAGCCAGCCAACCCATTTGTTGCCACTTTTATTGGTTCACCACCGATGAATCTAGCTGAAGCCTACTGGTCTCAGCAGGGCTCCATTCAGCTCGAAGGGCTTTCTTCGATTCCTGTCCCTGCATCCTCATCTCTTCCCCTTCGAGATGGCGAGAAGATCATCGTTGGTGTCCGACCTGAATTGATTCAACCGGCTGAGGGGTCAGGCCAGGGCATTGGAGTCAATCAGAGCACTGTAGAGATTATCAATGTTGAGGTTTTAGGTCATGAGACCATTGCGACATTCCAGGTACAAGGGCAGGCTTGGCATGCAAAGTGGAGTGGGCAATGGCGTGTTCAAGTTGGGGATCAGCTCCCGATCCGTTTGGATTATCAGGCACTCTGTCTCTTTCATGGCGAGACGGGCAAGCTACTAAAGGCGCCAGCTAATGGTGAACGGACCTTACTTGCAGATGAGGTGATGGCATGA
- a CDS encoding carbohydrate ABC transporter permease has protein sequence MSPFKKVLYYGLLTISALILFFPIIVASMISFMDGAEILRGTFIPNSWKLDNYVQAFMSVPLLRYLWNSFQVSFLVMIGQLVIASLAAYAFVFIQFKGRNFLFFLFISTMMIPWEATMIPNYLTIQQLDWIDRLPALTIPFFATAFGTFLLRQHFKTIPYELIEAAQMEGLNRFQIYLRVVVPVSRISFVTLGAYAFLTTWNMYLWPLLVTNDEKAVRTVQIGLKQMQSQEISTAWGVVMAGAIVVVIPSLLLLFAGQKQLQKGLTQGAIK, from the coding sequence ATGAGTCCCTTCAAAAAGGTTTTATACTATGGTTTATTAACCATCTCAGCACTCATCCTTTTCTTTCCCATCATCGTTGCATCGATGATTAGCTTCATGGATGGGGCAGAGATTTTGCGTGGGACTTTCATTCCTAATTCATGGAAATTGGATAACTATGTGCAAGCCTTCATGAGCGTACCCTTGCTGCGTTATCTCTGGAACAGCTTCCAAGTCTCCTTCTTGGTTATGATCGGTCAATTAGTGATTGCAAGCTTAGCAGCCTATGCCTTTGTCTTTATTCAGTTCAAGGGAAGGAATTTTCTCTTCTTTCTCTTCATCTCTACGATGATGATCCCTTGGGAAGCTACGATGATTCCCAACTACCTAACCATTCAACAGCTCGATTGGATCGATCGTTTACCAGCATTGACCATACCCTTCTTCGCCACGGCATTTGGCACCTTCTTATTGCGTCAGCACTTTAAAACCATTCCCTATGAGCTGATTGAAGCTGCCCAGATGGAAGGCTTGAATCGCTTCCAAATCTATCTTCGCGTGGTGGTTCCTGTCTCTCGAATCAGCTTCGTCACCTTAGGTGCTTATGCTTTTCTAACGACATGGAATATGTATCTATGGCCTTTGCTAGTGACCAATGATGAAAAGGCTGTACGAACAGTACAGATTGGTCTTAAGCAGATGCAGAGTCAAGAAATAAGTACCGCTTGGGGGGTGGTGATGGCTGGAGCAATTGTTGTTGTGATCCCGTCTTTACTCTTACTTTTTGCAGGGCAAAAGCAACTTCAAAAAGGCTTAACGCAAGGAGCAATTAAATAA